GTGGGCGTCGGTCGCGTGGTGCGGGCTTACGTGAGCGGTTTCAACCTGACGCGGCGCTTGCTCGCGTATCTGTTCCGCCGCGAGGTCGCCAAGCAAGCTCGGGATCGGGAGTCGGGCGCCACCCATCCGTTGGACGAAGAGCAGATGGCAGCGCTCGACCCGGAAGCCGGCGCGTCGTTCCTGCTGCCCACCGTGGGCGACGAAGAAATCCAGGCGGTGACGCAAGCCATCGATGCGCCCGGGGGCGGGGTGTTCGCCGTGGTGGGCGAGCGCGGCATGGGCAAGAGCATGCTGCTCGGGCGCATGTTGGCGGCCAAGCCCGACTCGCTCTTGGTGGAGTGCCCCGTGGGCGGGATGGGACCGTTCCGCCAAGCGCTGTATGCAACGCTGGACCTGCCGCCCGACGCCAGTGACGAAGACGTGAAGCGGGTGCTCAACGAGAAGCAGCACGACAACGCCTTGCTCGTCGACGACGCCCACCGCCTGGTGCGGCCCACCATCGGCGGTCTGGACGACTTCGACTGGGTGCTGGCCCTGGCGCGGGAATCGAGCGTGACCACGACCTGGGTGTTTTGCATGGGCAGTATCATCTGGCAGTACGTGGAGCGCGCGCGCGGGGCGCGGCCGTTGTTCGACGAGGTGATCGCGATCCGACCCTGGTCCGAGGAGAACATCGCGGAGCTGCTTCGGCGGCGCTCTTCCGGTGCGGGCATCGAGCCCAGCTTCGAAGGACTGATCGCCGAGCCGGAAGAAGACGAGGAGCTGAAGCAGGAGCAGCTGGCTCGCACCCAGGCCAGCTACTACCGCCTCTTGTGGGACTACGCCGGGGGGAACCCCGCGGTTGCGGTGCACTTCTGGAGGGAGTCCCTGTCCGTGTCTCCGGACGGCGACGTGTCCGTACAGCTGTTCTCGGCGCCGGACACCAGCGACCTCGAACGGCTGCCGGATCCGGCGGTGTTCGTGCTGCGTGCCGTGGTGCAGCTCGAGCTCGCTGCCGTGGACGACATCGTGGAGGCCACCATGTTGAGCCGCCGGCAGGTGCTCGACGCGCTACGCTACGCGAGCTTTCGAGGCTACTTGGAGCAAGCGGACGGACGCTACCGCGTGGCTTGGAACTGGTTTCGCGCGATCACGCGATTTTTACAGCGGCGCCACCTGCTGGCGCGAGGGAGCGGTTGATGAATCGCACGCTACGGGTCTCGGGGCCGATTCTGCTCGCGCTGCTCACGGTGACGAGCGTGGCGGCAGCGCAGGATCTCTCCGATCCGCCGGACGTCTCCAAGATCGTCAGCTTCGTTCGTTGGAGCGGGGTGTTCATCTCGGCCTTCGTGGTGGCCGGCGCCGTGATCGCGCTCCGCTTCTTGGGCGGCATCGTCACTCGGCTCTCGGCGCGCTTCGCGCACCGGCGGCTGTTGTTCAGCAAGATCGAGTCGTTCACGCGGTTCTTCGTGTACTTCGCCACGGGCATCGTGGTGGTGGGGCTGTCGTTCCAGATCAACCAGACGGTGCTCACGCTCATCGGCGGCACCTTCGCCGTGGCCGTGGGCTTCGCGATGCGCGATCTGGTTGCTGCGATGATCGCCGGCGTGACCATCATGTTCGATCGCCCGTTCCAAGTTGGAGATCGCGTGCAGTACGCCGGCGAGTATGGCGACATCACCGCCATCGGCCTCCGCTCGGTGCGCATGCAGACGCTGGACGACAACACCGTGACCATCCCCAACAACAAGATCCTCACGGACGTGTCCAGCTGTGGCAACTACGGCGCCCTCGACATGCAGGTGCAGATCGACTTCTTCGTCGGGGTCGATCAGGACATCGAGCTGGCGGAGCGACTCATCACCGAGGGCATCTTGAGCAGCCGCTACGTGTTCTTGGACAAGCCCGTCGTGGTGATCATGAAAGAAGAGATCAAAGAGGATTACGTGGCGCTCCACTTGCGCGGCAAGGCGTACGTCCTCGACACCAAGTACGAAAAGGCCTTCGAGACGGACGTGACCAAGCGCGTGCTGCTTGCATTCCGCAAGAACGGCGTGCACCCGCCCGCGGTGCTGCACCGCACGGTGGATACCGGCCCTCGCCAAGC
This portion of the Polyangiaceae bacterium genome encodes:
- a CDS encoding mechanosensitive ion channel family protein encodes the protein MNRTLRVSGPILLALLTVTSVAAAQDLSDPPDVSKIVSFVRWSGVFISAFVVAGAVIALRFLGGIVTRLSARFAHRRLLFSKIESFTRFFVYFATGIVVVGLSFQINQTVLTLIGGTFAVAVGFAMRDLVAAMIAGVTIMFDRPFQVGDRVQYAGEYGDITAIGLRSVRMQTLDDNTVTIPNNKILTDVSSCGNYGALDMQVQIDFFVGVDQDIELAERLITEGILSSRYVFLDKPVVVIMKEEIKEDYVALHLRGKAYVLDTKYEKAFETDVTKRVLLAFRKNGVHPPAVLHRTVDTGPRQAEQPSARALPS